taatagtttttaactatttacaaatttaccgtacaaatataaaaaatgtcaatagaaactaaacatgaatttaaataaactttaaaatgtatagaatgaataattattttttctttaatatgtttttcattagTACCTAAAACAAGTTTTCGTCtaacatttaaattaacaaacacaaattttcacaatcaaaatacttttctcttggtaaaaataaatatattaattaacttttccaatatattatattatatatgaattaaatttcaGTGTTTTTAGTATTGAAGTACTAAATGAGTGTTCATTGTGCTGCGATATCCTTGCTTTCCCTCTCACTCAAAGTTTCCCTTTGCTCCATCAATGAAGCCACCAATAAGCGTAAGTTTCAGATACGGGTCAACTCGGGTGTGCCAAACAAATTCAGCGCTGAGTTTCTCTCCCATGACTCACCGGAACCCACCAACAAACCATGCTTTTGTGGAAGAAGACATTTAATCGAAGCTGCAACATTGGGAGTTACCTTGTTTCCTTTTCAACCTTCCGCAGCCACCGGCCCATATTCTGATTACACGGTATTTGATCTTTTGCCATCTACCCAGATAacagaaaacagaaaatattaGAACTTGGGTTCAAATTTTAGCGAAAGATTATGCTTTTCTTGAcctaatttgaataaaaaagaattcttttttaattttactttgtttttgtgtttgtagGCTGTACTTAAAAAGTTTCACCCACCAAGACCTGATTGGTACGAGGAGTTCTATGCTGGGGTTATGAATTCGGCTACCGAGTCTTATGAAGCTGAGGTGTTTTgttcattcttcattttatgGGGTTGTTtggacttttatttatataattttgttttgggcAGTGctatgttttgttgttgttattgcaATGAATTTAAGTTTGAGGCGGTTGCTTGTAAGGTTGCAACGTACAAGTCTCAAATCTTCAGTAACTTGAAGGGGAAGGGTCAAAGAATCTTGGAGATTGGCATTGGAACTGGTCCCAACCTCAATTATTATGCTAGTGGCTCTGATGTAGAGGTCGTTGGCATTGATCCAAACCCACAGATGGAAAAGTATGCTCGATCCTCTGCTTCGTCAGCTGGACTGTCTCCTTCAAATTTTGAGTTCATACAAGCTGTATGTATGATATTCTTACTAGTTTGAAGCCTTCCTTTTAAATGGGAATAGAAACCATGCCATTCTTATACTAGTCAAAACCTTTAATTAGTAGAATACAGTGCAAAGAAACGTTCTTTGAGATGGTTTCAATGCTTGTGGAGAATAGGGTCTATCTGGTTTAAGCTAAATGTGGATGATGAGGTAATGTCATTAGGACCGCTATTTGTTAACAATCagattttaataacattttgacacatttcaAAATGTTATTGGACCgttgtaacaattttttttttgtgttggcTTACGTGGAAGAATGATACTATTTCTGTTTTTAGGTATTAGGCAATAATTTATGAcagtaatttttatttgtttttagtaCTTTGAAAAGTAGGCgcttaatttcatttaaagaaTTGTGACTACATATCTATTATGTTTTATGAATTCTTTTGCATATTTTACCGTATTCTGCATGTGTTAAAtctcatattttaaaagtggTCGTATGGTTATTATTAGATATGAATATTGTATCTGTGCATCATAGACCTAATATAATAATCAGTTGAACATGCACTGTGCCAATTTGAAGTTATTCTTAGAAGAATCACCTTTCACTAGATTGTTGTTTTATTCAATCTAGTGTCTGTTTCTTCTTGTGTTAACTGATCTTCaagttttaaagtttttgtttAGGTCGGTGAGGCCATACCATTAAGTGATGCTTCTGTTGATGCAGTTGTTGGAACACTGGTATTGTGTTCTGTTAAAGATGTTGATATGACACTGAAAGGTAATGAAACATATGGAGTCTTCAGTGCTTttagttcaaatattttttcttcccCTGGGAAGTTGGTATTTAGTGCTGCAGTGTAGTTTGTTTCCATATTGAAACAGTTTACTTTTTTTGATAATTGAATGCTTTGTTAGATAGTTGAACATATCATTTGTTGTTTTACAGCATTACATGATATTTCTTTCAACTTTGTAAAGAAGCAGAAAATAAGTGGAATTACAAATCATGGCAGTTTCTAAATGGAAAAGGTCATTAAAATCGTAATTTCTGCATTCCTTCACCTTTGAAGATACACATTCATCATCCTGTAGTCTATAATCAATCCCAAAAACCTACGATTATGCTCTGATAAAAGATAATGACACTGTTCACTACGTAGTTATATTATAGTGCCTCTAATGCTATGCAGATAACTACAAAATCAATGTCCTTCACTTTCTAGCTAAATGTATATCAATccatataatgaaataaatgtaaatttcatGATGGATTGCCAACtactaaaatatgaatattatgttcattttattataattaataggGTTATATAATTGGTTCAATACAACAAACattgacatttattttttagtataataagaaaaaataacaatcaaagtacaaaatctttaatttcgttaattttgtttgaactaagtagaaaataagactgattttattattctgaatgataaaaaatacattttcatatcctctatttgtaacaatctaattctcctaaaaaggaaaatagggaaacaaaataaaacagaagATTATacatctattttctctaattaggaagattctaaagatatcttctctaattataacactccctctcaagttggtaaatgaatatcaatcattcacAACTTacctacaagatcttgaaatctacccgGAGAAAGCCCTTTTGTAAAAACATCTTCTATTTGAAGTTatgtaggaacatgagttgtaatcacaaagcctctgtcaatattatctttgatgaaatgtctgtcaatctcaatgtgtttggttctgtTATGCTGTATTGGATTATGGGCTATGCTCATGGTAAACTTATTGTCACAGTGTAGTTGCACCAGGTTatccactttgactttaagatcatccaaaatgattttcatccagagtTCTTCACACATCCCTTGAGCAAGAGCTTGAAATTCAGCTTTTGCACTAGAACAGGATATTCTATCTTGTTTatttgcttctccatgttactgactatctccaagaaacacacaatACCCAAAAGTAGATTTTCTATTAGCAATAGAACCTGCATAGTCAGCATCaatatatatcttcatagtcaatgtgttttcccttttgaataatagcccatttcctggacttgacttcaagtattggagaattttgtcaacttTGACAACTGCATGCATGTctctctctcttggatcatgcataaattggctcactacactaactgcataagcaatatctggtcttgtgtgtgagataaatcaattttcctacCAATATCTAatattgggccttctctacatgagcactttcttcacttctaattttgtgattttgttctATAGACAATCCTGGTATCCTCTGATACGTTTTCTAGATTTCCTTAACTCGTCTGCGTTTcacaacaagtgttttaattctcttcagaattgaAATCAACtgattgcttacaagtcgttTGGATGATTACTCTCGCAAAGAGTATATGTGTTAAATACAATACAGTTTATAGACTCACTGGGTGtttatctcttttctcttttctctcttcttataaTAGTAAGCAAATATTAGaatgaagcttgagagtatTTGATAGGAATGAAAGGAGATACATAGTATatgagaggaggaagaggaataCTTAGTTACTTCTCTAACAGTTAGATGGGGGTGCGGTAAATTAACTGAGGTGGAGGATGATACTCTGCAGAAGGTAGTGGAGGATATTAGGACGGACCCGAATTCCCATCTCGCTTATACCCTAGAGCAGGGGCGATTACACTACCAAGGGAGAATGGTGCTATCAGCCAACTCCACGTGGATCCCCAAATTACTTGCAGAGTTTCATGTGACGCAAACCAGCGGGCACTCTAGTGTTTACCGGACGTATCAGAGGATCGGACAATCGTTGCATTGGATTGGTATGAAGAAAAGGGTGACGAAATTTGTGGCTGGCTGCTTGGTGTGTCAGCAACACAAATACTTATCTTCTTCTCCCCAAGGATTGTTGCAACCGCTGCCGATCCCGAACGCAATATGGGAAGAATTAAGCATGGATTTCATTGTTAGGTTACCACGGTCACAAGGACACGATGCTATCCTTGTGGTAGTAGATCGCCTTAGCAAGTACGGGCATTTCCTACCACTCAAGCACCCTTTTTCGACCAGAACAGTAGCAGAAGTATTCGTAAAGGAAATCGTAAGATTGCACGACATTCCGCAGTCCATAGTCAGTGACCGTGACCCCATTTTCTTAAGCATTTTCTGGAGGGAACTGTTTAAAGGGTAGGGAACTCAGTTGAAGATGAGTACCGCGTATCATCCGAAAATGGATGGACAAACAGATGTTATAAATCGAATACTAGAGGGATATCTTCGCTGTTTTTGCTCGGAGTAGCCAAAGGGGTGGATGACTGTCTTACCGTGGGCTGAGTATTGGTATAATACCAACTATCAAGGGGCGATAAGGTGTACTCCATTCGAAGCAGTGTATGGGCGACGAGGAGAATCAATGGTGGAGGCGGTGAGCCAAGAGTTGCACACGCGTGATGAAGCGTTGCGGCAGTTGAAGTTTCATCTGGAGAGAGCCCAGGAGTTGATGATTCGGCAAGCAAATAAAGGCAGATAACCCGCGGATGTGGAAGTGGGTGACTAGGTTTATCTCAAGATAAGGCCCCATCGACATACCTCAATGCCCACCAGGCCCAGCCTAAGCTGGCGGCCAGATATTTCGGGCCATTTCAGGTCATCCAACGAGTGGGAGCAATAGCATATAAGCTTCAATTACCGAAGACAGCACGCATACATCCGGTCTTCCATGTTTCCCAATTATAGAAAGCTATATTTAAAGAAAGCAATAAGAGAGTAAATAGTAGAGAAGGAATTGCCTCAAGATTTGTCGGCTGACGGACCTTCGTTTTGGCCTGTGAGAATATTGGGAAGGAGAGTCGAACAAAAGGAAGAAGACCAGGTGCCTCAGTTATTAGTAGAGTGGCAAGAAGGAGGTCAAGATGGTACAACATGGGAAGAGGAAGTCACTATCTAGGAACAATACCTAGACTTCAACCTTGGGCATGCAACATGGTAAATTTGCAGGTCCACCCATCCTAATCTATATTTCAACCTTTTCTATCACATGAATGTGGACGATGAGGATCAAAACTCTAGATCACTTGGTTTTATAATAATACCATACGCAAGAGCTTAAGCTATTAAGTAAAGAACAATGGATTGTGGTGTATGTAGcatataacaattataaatatcatgAAAACTTTAGTTACATGATAAAACAGTCATAATAAACAAAAGTAGACTGTACAATGAGATTTTAGGCTAACTcgattttataaaactaaattttaagataaattatacactatttttatattgtaaattagttttatctttgTTCGACTTGTGACCTGTTGACTAATCATTCAAGATTAATTTTTGTGTAGCTCTTTTACAATTCAAGTTTATCATCTAAATCATTGACACTTTTGCATGCAGAAGTAACGAGGGTGCTGCGACCTGGTGGACTTTACGTGTTTGTAGAACATGTGGCTGCAAAAGGTGAAACGGAACTTTTAAATGGACTAGTGAACTTAGTAAATAGCttaattttggttaattttgtGTGTTTCCATGGACATATGCAGATGGaacttttcttaaatatatacaGAGAGTTCTTGATCCTCTGCAACAGACACTTGCAGATGGGTGTCACCTTTGTAGGGAAACCGGAAATAATATATCCAGGGCCGGATTTTCAGATGTTGAGCTTAACATGACATTCTTGTCTAGTGCTACATTTATAAACCCCCATGTATATGGAGTAGCTTACAAGTAGTATCAATCAAAGCGTGTCTTTGATCCTCTTAGCCTACCATCTTCATAGCTTGGAAAATATATTAGCCATATTCAGGTT
This is a stretch of genomic DNA from Vigna radiata var. radiata cultivar VC1973A unplaced genomic scaffold, Vradiata_ver6 scaffold_427, whole genome shotgun sequence. It encodes these proteins:
- the LOC106779134 gene encoding methyltransferase-like protein 7A isoform X2, translated to MSVHCAAISLLSLSLKVSLCSINEATNKRKFQIRVNSGVPNKFSAEFLSHDSPEPTNKPCFCGRRHLIEAATLGVTLFPFQPSAATGPYSDYTAVLKKFHPPRPDWYEEFYAGVMNSATESYEAEVATYKSQIFSNLKGKGQRILEIGIGTGPNLNYYASGSDVEVVGIDPNPQMEKYARSSASSAGLSPSNFEFIQAVFVGTLVLCSVKDVDMTLKEVTRVLRPGGLYVFVEHVAAKDGTFLKYIQRVLDPLQQTLADGCHLCRETGNNISRAGFSDVELNMTFLSSATFINPHVYGVAYK
- the LOC106779134 gene encoding methyltransferase-like protein 7A isoform X1, with product MSVHCAAISLLSLSLKVSLCSINEATNKRKFQIRVNSGVPNKFSAEFLSHDSPEPTNKPCFCGRRHLIEAATLGVTLFPFQPSAATGPYSDYTAVLKKFHPPRPDWYEEFYAGVMNSATESYEAEVATYKSQIFSNLKGKGQRILEIGIGTGPNLNYYASGSDVEVVGIDPNPQMEKYARSSASSAGLSPSNFEFIQAVGEAIPLSDASVDAVVGTLVLCSVKDVDMTLKEVTRVLRPGGLYVFVEHVAAKDGTFLKYIQRVLDPLQQTLADGCHLCRETGNNISRAGFSDVELNMTFLSSATFINPHVYGVAYK